The following are from one region of the Carassius auratus strain Wakin chromosome 13, ASM336829v1, whole genome shotgun sequence genome:
- the LOC113112653 gene encoding potassium voltage-gated channel subfamily KQT member 5-like isoform X3, with protein MDLSNHCLLILEFVMIVVFGLEYIIRIWSAGCCCRYRGWQGRLRFARKPFCVIDIIVLIASIAVVSAGSQGNIFATSALRSLRFLQILRMVRMDRRGGTWKLLGSVVYAHSKELVTAWYIGFLVLIFSSFLVYLVEKEFNKQFATYADALWWGTITLTTIGYGDKTPQTWTGRLLSAGFALLGISFFALPAGILGSGFALKVQEQHRQKHFEKRRNPAASLIQCVWRSYAADENSVSIATWKPHLKALHTCSPTKKDQGESMSSQKLSFRERVRMASPRGQSVKSRQMSVNDRRSPATEVGVEGSSPAKVQKSWSFNDRTRFRPSLRLKSQSRTTAEADTNLGPDDAFDEKGCHCDVTVEDLSAPLKAVIRAIRIMKFHVAKKKFKETLRPYDVKDVIEQYSAGHLDMLCRIKSLQTRVDQILGKGQISVDRKGREKILPEGESLEHDMSMLGRVCKVERQVQSIESKLDSLLDIYRQVLQKGSSSMLGLSALPLFELDQTSDYQSSIHSKDLSSSSQLTGSGMSRSGSSNLHRGLHLALAPSELSLGTGYPHSASSFSPSPLLNNQPSSPDSFYPASPPPILTPNNLSRSHQRFSELTRPVPTVHSASSTLQLPPMVPTLQSLIPETLLESRAECPSSCLLSTQTEAESDKEAESIQSMVQLRDKPERNPKEDGSWRRHLSLDIDPLMLMSSTTAASLQVERGLGKSLSAQNLMLPTAADCHPSLSTRSSGSSNNESSDHEPLANWGDTELFINDKDLDTTEGDCYHLHQQSNDTTFSSELLRTGASGPSPSQAGPIDVLESHNLPHVCLE; from the exons ATGGACCTCTCCAATCACTGTCTCCTCATACTG GAGTTTGTGATGATTGTTGTTTTCGGTCTGGAGTACATCATTCGCATCTGGTCGGCCGGATGCTGCTGTCGCTACAGAGGATGGCAAGGACGACTGCGCTTCGCTAGAAAACCATTCTGTGTCATTG ACATTATTGTGCTCATTGCATCCATCGCAGTGGTTTCAGCTGGTAGTCAGGGCAATATTTTTGCCACATCTGCACTTCGCAGTCTGCGTTTTTTGCAGATCCTGCGCATGGTGCGTATGGACAGGCGAGGTGGCACCTGGAAACTGCTTGGATCTGTAGTCTACGCTCACAGCAAG GAGCTTGTGACCGCTTGGTACATTGGCTTCTTGGTGCTGATCTTTTCTTCATTCTTGGTCTACTTGGTGGAGAAAGAATTTAACAAACAGTTCGCCACCTACGCTGATGCTCTTTGGTGGGGTACG ATCACGCTCACCACCATTGGATACGGAGATAAAACTCCACAGACGTGGACCGGGCGGCTTCTGTCTGCAGGGTTTGCTTTGCTGGGCATCTCGTTCTTTGCTTTGCCTGCT GGTATTCTTGGCTCTGGCTTTGCTCTGAAGGTCCAAGAGCAGCACAGACAGAAGCACTTTGAAAAGAGGAGAAACCCAGCAGCCAGCCTTATACAG TGTGTGTGGCGTAGCTATGCGGCTGATGAAAACTCGGTTTCCATTGCTACCTGGAAGCCTCATTTGAAGGCGTTGCATACCTGCAGCCCTACAAA GAAAGACCAGGGGGAATCCATGAGCAG CCAAAAGTTAAGTTTTCGGGAACGTGTGCGCATGGCCAGTCCTCGTGGTCAGAGTGTAAAGAGCAGGCAGATGTCTGTGAATGACCGACGCTCTCCTGCCACAGAGGTGGGGGTGGAGGGCAGCAGCCCTGCCAAGGTCCAGAAGAGCTGGAGCTTCAATGACCGCACACGCTTCCGGCCATCCCTGAGGCTCAAGAGCCAATCGCGCACAACAGCTGAAG CTGACACAAATCTTGGACCGGATGATGCTTTTGATGAGAAGGGTTGCCATTGTGATGTGACTGTGGAAGATCTCTCTGCCCCACTAAAAGCAGTTATCAGGGCCATCAG GATAATGAAATTCCACGTGGCCAAGAAGAAGTTTAAGGAGACTCTGCGACCATATGATGTGAAAGATGTGATTGAGCAATACTCTGCTGGCCACCTGGATATGTTATGCCGTATCAAGAGTCTCCAGACTAG AGTGGATCAGATACTGGGAAAGGGCCAGATTTCAGTAGACAGGAAAGGCAGGGAGAAAATCCTCCCCGAAGGAGAGTCCTTGGAGCATGACATGAGCATGCTTGGCCGTGTCTGTAAAGTAGAGAGACAA GTACAGTCCATTGAGTCAAAGCTGGACTCATTGCTGGATATTTACCGGCAAGTGTTGCAGAAAGGCTCCTCTTCGATGCTTGGTCTGTCTGCTTTGCCCTTGTTCGAGCTGGATCAAACCTCCGACTACCAAAGCTCCATCCATAGCAAGGATTTGTCATCCTCCTCCCAGCTTACTGGCAGTGGCATGTCTCGTTCCGGCAGCAGTAACCTGCACCGTGGTCTTCATCTTGCTCTGGCCCCCAGTGAACTCAGCTTGGGTACTGGTTACCCACATTCCGCCTCCTCCTTTTCACCTTCTCCTCTCCTTAATAACCAACCCTCCAGCCCAGACAGTTTCTACCCAGCGTCCCCACCTCCCATTCTCACCCCCAACAACCTTTCCAGAAGTCACCAGCGGTTCAGTGAGCTGACCAGGCCGGTCCCAACAGTCCATTCAGCCTCATCGACCCTTCAGCTCCCGCCTATGGTGCCAACGCTTCAAAGTCTTATCCCAGAGACACTGCTGGAGAGCAGGGCCGAGTGTCCGAGCAGTTGTCTGTTGAGCACCCAAACCGAGGCTGAGTCAGACAAGGAAGCCGAGAGTATTCAAAGCATGGTACAGCTACGGGACAAGCCCGAACGTAATCCCAAGGAAGATGGGTCATGGAGAAGACACTTGAGTCTTGACATTGATCCTCTGATGCTCATGTCTTCCACAACAGCTGCCTCGCTTCAGGTCGAGCGTGGGCTCGGTAAGTCTCTTTCCGCTCAGAACCTCATGCTACCAACTGCTGCAGACTGCCATCCCAGCCTGTCCACTCGGAGCAGCGGCAGCAGCAACAATGAGTCCAGCGACCACGAGCCACTGGCCAACTGGGGCGATACGGAGCTGTTCATCAATGACAAAGATTTGGACACCACGGAGGGTGACTGTTACCACCTTCACCAACAAAGCAACGATACAACGTTCTCTTCTGAGCTGCTACGGACAGGAGCCAGTGGGCCGTCTCCCAGCCAGGCTGGACCAATAGATGTTCTTGAATCCCATAACTTGCCTCACGTATGCCTCGAATAA
- the LOC113112653 gene encoding potassium voltage-gated channel subfamily KQT member 4-like isoform X1, with translation MDLSNHCLLILEFVMIVVFGLEYIIRIWSAGCCCRYRGWQGRLRFARKPFCVIDIIVLIASIAVVSAGSQGNIFATSALRSLRFLQILRMVRMDRRGGTWKLLGSVVYAHSKELVTAWYIGFLVLIFSSFLVYLVEKEFNKQFATYADALWWGTITLTTIGYGDKTPQTWTGRLLSAGFALLGISFFALPAGILGSGFALKVQEQHRQKHFEKRRNPAASLIQCVWRSYAADENSVSIATWKPHLKALHTCSPTNQKLSFRERVRMASPRGQSVKSRQMSVNDRRSPATEVGVEGSSPAKVQKSWSFNDRTRFRPSLRLKSQSRTTAEADTNLGPDDAFDEKGCHCDVTVEDLSAPLKAVIRAIRIMKFHVAKKKFKETLRPYDVKDVIEQYSAGHLDMLCRIKSLQTRLDTIVGPQTLSSKTKTFSSPSLHLYYSQTKRKHSAPGLATAVGPHRTLSTKARNLSSPSLHMYYSQSKKKHTGVDQILGKGQISVDRKGREKILPEGESLEHDMSMLGRVCKVERQVQSIESKLDSLLDIYRQVLQKGSSSMLGLSALPLFELDQTSDYQSSIHSKDLSSSSQLTGSGMSRSGSSNLHRGLHLALAPSELSLGTGYPHSASSFSPSPLLNNQPSSPDSFYPASPPPILTPNNLSRSHQRFSELTRPVPTVHSASSTLQLPPMVPTLQSLIPETLLESRAECPSSCLLSTQTEAESDKEAESIQSMVQLRDKPERNPKEDGSWRRHLSLDIDPLMLMSSTTAASLQVERGLGKSLSAQNLMLPTAADCHPSLSTRSSGSSNNESSDHEPLANWGDTELFINDKDLDTTEGDCYHLHQQSNDTTFSSELLRTGASGPSPSQAGPIDVLESHNLPHVCLE, from the exons ATGGACCTCTCCAATCACTGTCTCCTCATACTG GAGTTTGTGATGATTGTTGTTTTCGGTCTGGAGTACATCATTCGCATCTGGTCGGCCGGATGCTGCTGTCGCTACAGAGGATGGCAAGGACGACTGCGCTTCGCTAGAAAACCATTCTGTGTCATTG ACATTATTGTGCTCATTGCATCCATCGCAGTGGTTTCAGCTGGTAGTCAGGGCAATATTTTTGCCACATCTGCACTTCGCAGTCTGCGTTTTTTGCAGATCCTGCGCATGGTGCGTATGGACAGGCGAGGTGGCACCTGGAAACTGCTTGGATCTGTAGTCTACGCTCACAGCAAG GAGCTTGTGACCGCTTGGTACATTGGCTTCTTGGTGCTGATCTTTTCTTCATTCTTGGTCTACTTGGTGGAGAAAGAATTTAACAAACAGTTCGCCACCTACGCTGATGCTCTTTGGTGGGGTACG ATCACGCTCACCACCATTGGATACGGAGATAAAACTCCACAGACGTGGACCGGGCGGCTTCTGTCTGCAGGGTTTGCTTTGCTGGGCATCTCGTTCTTTGCTTTGCCTGCT GGTATTCTTGGCTCTGGCTTTGCTCTGAAGGTCCAAGAGCAGCACAGACAGAAGCACTTTGAAAAGAGGAGAAACCCAGCAGCCAGCCTTATACAG TGTGTGTGGCGTAGCTATGCGGCTGATGAAAACTCGGTTTCCATTGCTACCTGGAAGCCTCATTTGAAGGCGTTGCATACCTGCAGCCCTACAAA CCAAAAGTTAAGTTTTCGGGAACGTGTGCGCATGGCCAGTCCTCGTGGTCAGAGTGTAAAGAGCAGGCAGATGTCTGTGAATGACCGACGCTCTCCTGCCACAGAGGTGGGGGTGGAGGGCAGCAGCCCTGCCAAGGTCCAGAAGAGCTGGAGCTTCAATGACCGCACACGCTTCCGGCCATCCCTGAGGCTCAAGAGCCAATCGCGCACAACAGCTGAAG CTGACACAAATCTTGGACCGGATGATGCTTTTGATGAGAAGGGTTGCCATTGTGATGTGACTGTGGAAGATCTCTCTGCCCCACTAAAAGCAGTTATCAGGGCCATCAG GATAATGAAATTCCACGTGGCCAAGAAGAAGTTTAAGGAGACTCTGCGACCATATGATGTGAAAGATGTGATTGAGCAATACTCTGCTGGCCACCTGGATATGTTATGCCGTATCAAGAGTCTCCAGACTAG GTTGGACACCATTGTGGGTCCACAGACCCTGAGCAGCAAAACCAAGACCTTTTCTTCTCCTTCCCTGCACTTATATTACAGCCAGACCAAGAGGAAACACTCTGCCCCAGG ACTCGCAACAGCTGTGGGTCCACATCGGACACTCAGCACCAAAGCCAGGAACCTTTCCTCTCCCTCTCTACACATGTATTACAGCCAAAGCAAGAAGAAGCACACTGG AGTGGATCAGATACTGGGAAAGGGCCAGATTTCAGTAGACAGGAAAGGCAGGGAGAAAATCCTCCCCGAAGGAGAGTCCTTGGAGCATGACATGAGCATGCTTGGCCGTGTCTGTAAAGTAGAGAGACAA GTACAGTCCATTGAGTCAAAGCTGGACTCATTGCTGGATATTTACCGGCAAGTGTTGCAGAAAGGCTCCTCTTCGATGCTTGGTCTGTCTGCTTTGCCCTTGTTCGAGCTGGATCAAACCTCCGACTACCAAAGCTCCATCCATAGCAAGGATTTGTCATCCTCCTCCCAGCTTACTGGCAGTGGCATGTCTCGTTCCGGCAGCAGTAACCTGCACCGTGGTCTTCATCTTGCTCTGGCCCCCAGTGAACTCAGCTTGGGTACTGGTTACCCACATTCCGCCTCCTCCTTTTCACCTTCTCCTCTCCTTAATAACCAACCCTCCAGCCCAGACAGTTTCTACCCAGCGTCCCCACCTCCCATTCTCACCCCCAACAACCTTTCCAGAAGTCACCAGCGGTTCAGTGAGCTGACCAGGCCGGTCCCAACAGTCCATTCAGCCTCATCGACCCTTCAGCTCCCGCCTATGGTGCCAACGCTTCAAAGTCTTATCCCAGAGACACTGCTGGAGAGCAGGGCCGAGTGTCCGAGCAGTTGTCTGTTGAGCACCCAAACCGAGGCTGAGTCAGACAAGGAAGCCGAGAGTATTCAAAGCATGGTACAGCTACGGGACAAGCCCGAACGTAATCCCAAGGAAGATGGGTCATGGAGAAGACACTTGAGTCTTGACATTGATCCTCTGATGCTCATGTCTTCCACAACAGCTGCCTCGCTTCAGGTCGAGCGTGGGCTCGGTAAGTCTCTTTCCGCTCAGAACCTCATGCTACCAACTGCTGCAGACTGCCATCCCAGCCTGTCCACTCGGAGCAGCGGCAGCAGCAACAATGAGTCCAGCGACCACGAGCCACTGGCCAACTGGGGCGATACGGAGCTGTTCATCAATGACAAAGATTTGGACACCACGGAGGGTGACTGTTACCACCTTCACCAACAAAGCAACGATACAACGTTCTCTTCTGAGCTGCTACGGACAGGAGCCAGTGGGCCGTCTCCCAGCCAGGCTGGACCAATAGATGTTCTTGAATCCCATAACTTGCCTCACGTATGCCTCGAATAA
- the LOC113112653 gene encoding potassium voltage-gated channel subfamily KQT member 5-like isoform X2, whose translation MDLSNHCLLILEFVMIVVFGLEYIIRIWSAGCCCRYRGWQGRLRFARKPFCVIDIIVLIASIAVVSAGSQGNIFATSALRSLRFLQILRMVRMDRRGGTWKLLGSVVYAHSKELVTAWYIGFLVLIFSSFLVYLVEKEFNKQFATYADALWWGTITLTTIGYGDKTPQTWTGRLLSAGFALLGISFFALPAGILGSGFALKVQEQHRQKHFEKRRNPAASLIQCVWRSYAADENSVSIATWKPHLKALHTCSPTKKDQGESMSSQKLSFRERVRMASPRGQSVKSRQMSVNDRRSPATEVGVEGSSPAKVQKSWSFNDRTRFRPSLRLKSQSRTTAEADTNLGPDDAFDEKGCHCDVTVEDLSAPLKAVIRAIRIMKFHVAKKKFKETLRPYDVKDVIEQYSAGHLDMLCRIKSLQTRLDTIVGPQTLSSKTKTFSSPSLHLYYSQTKRKHSAPGVDQILGKGQISVDRKGREKILPEGESLEHDMSMLGRVCKVERQVQSIESKLDSLLDIYRQVLQKGSSSMLGLSALPLFELDQTSDYQSSIHSKDLSSSSQLTGSGMSRSGSSNLHRGLHLALAPSELSLGTGYPHSASSFSPSPLLNNQPSSPDSFYPASPPPILTPNNLSRSHQRFSELTRPVPTVHSASSTLQLPPMVPTLQSLIPETLLESRAECPSSCLLSTQTEAESDKEAESIQSMVQLRDKPERNPKEDGSWRRHLSLDIDPLMLMSSTTAASLQVERGLGKSLSAQNLMLPTAADCHPSLSTRSSGSSNNESSDHEPLANWGDTELFINDKDLDTTEGDCYHLHQQSNDTTFSSELLRTGASGPSPSQAGPIDVLESHNLPHVCLE comes from the exons ATGGACCTCTCCAATCACTGTCTCCTCATACTG GAGTTTGTGATGATTGTTGTTTTCGGTCTGGAGTACATCATTCGCATCTGGTCGGCCGGATGCTGCTGTCGCTACAGAGGATGGCAAGGACGACTGCGCTTCGCTAGAAAACCATTCTGTGTCATTG ACATTATTGTGCTCATTGCATCCATCGCAGTGGTTTCAGCTGGTAGTCAGGGCAATATTTTTGCCACATCTGCACTTCGCAGTCTGCGTTTTTTGCAGATCCTGCGCATGGTGCGTATGGACAGGCGAGGTGGCACCTGGAAACTGCTTGGATCTGTAGTCTACGCTCACAGCAAG GAGCTTGTGACCGCTTGGTACATTGGCTTCTTGGTGCTGATCTTTTCTTCATTCTTGGTCTACTTGGTGGAGAAAGAATTTAACAAACAGTTCGCCACCTACGCTGATGCTCTTTGGTGGGGTACG ATCACGCTCACCACCATTGGATACGGAGATAAAACTCCACAGACGTGGACCGGGCGGCTTCTGTCTGCAGGGTTTGCTTTGCTGGGCATCTCGTTCTTTGCTTTGCCTGCT GGTATTCTTGGCTCTGGCTTTGCTCTGAAGGTCCAAGAGCAGCACAGACAGAAGCACTTTGAAAAGAGGAGAAACCCAGCAGCCAGCCTTATACAG TGTGTGTGGCGTAGCTATGCGGCTGATGAAAACTCGGTTTCCATTGCTACCTGGAAGCCTCATTTGAAGGCGTTGCATACCTGCAGCCCTACAAA GAAAGACCAGGGGGAATCCATGAGCAG CCAAAAGTTAAGTTTTCGGGAACGTGTGCGCATGGCCAGTCCTCGTGGTCAGAGTGTAAAGAGCAGGCAGATGTCTGTGAATGACCGACGCTCTCCTGCCACAGAGGTGGGGGTGGAGGGCAGCAGCCCTGCCAAGGTCCAGAAGAGCTGGAGCTTCAATGACCGCACACGCTTCCGGCCATCCCTGAGGCTCAAGAGCCAATCGCGCACAACAGCTGAAG CTGACACAAATCTTGGACCGGATGATGCTTTTGATGAGAAGGGTTGCCATTGTGATGTGACTGTGGAAGATCTCTCTGCCCCACTAAAAGCAGTTATCAGGGCCATCAG GATAATGAAATTCCACGTGGCCAAGAAGAAGTTTAAGGAGACTCTGCGACCATATGATGTGAAAGATGTGATTGAGCAATACTCTGCTGGCCACCTGGATATGTTATGCCGTATCAAGAGTCTCCAGACTAG GTTGGACACCATTGTGGGTCCACAGACCCTGAGCAGCAAAACCAAGACCTTTTCTTCTCCTTCCCTGCACTTATATTACAGCCAGACCAAGAGGAAACACTCTGCCCCAGG AGTGGATCAGATACTGGGAAAGGGCCAGATTTCAGTAGACAGGAAAGGCAGGGAGAAAATCCTCCCCGAAGGAGAGTCCTTGGAGCATGACATGAGCATGCTTGGCCGTGTCTGTAAAGTAGAGAGACAA GTACAGTCCATTGAGTCAAAGCTGGACTCATTGCTGGATATTTACCGGCAAGTGTTGCAGAAAGGCTCCTCTTCGATGCTTGGTCTGTCTGCTTTGCCCTTGTTCGAGCTGGATCAAACCTCCGACTACCAAAGCTCCATCCATAGCAAGGATTTGTCATCCTCCTCCCAGCTTACTGGCAGTGGCATGTCTCGTTCCGGCAGCAGTAACCTGCACCGTGGTCTTCATCTTGCTCTGGCCCCCAGTGAACTCAGCTTGGGTACTGGTTACCCACATTCCGCCTCCTCCTTTTCACCTTCTCCTCTCCTTAATAACCAACCCTCCAGCCCAGACAGTTTCTACCCAGCGTCCCCACCTCCCATTCTCACCCCCAACAACCTTTCCAGAAGTCACCAGCGGTTCAGTGAGCTGACCAGGCCGGTCCCAACAGTCCATTCAGCCTCATCGACCCTTCAGCTCCCGCCTATGGTGCCAACGCTTCAAAGTCTTATCCCAGAGACACTGCTGGAGAGCAGGGCCGAGTGTCCGAGCAGTTGTCTGTTGAGCACCCAAACCGAGGCTGAGTCAGACAAGGAAGCCGAGAGTATTCAAAGCATGGTACAGCTACGGGACAAGCCCGAACGTAATCCCAAGGAAGATGGGTCATGGAGAAGACACTTGAGTCTTGACATTGATCCTCTGATGCTCATGTCTTCCACAACAGCTGCCTCGCTTCAGGTCGAGCGTGGGCTCGGTAAGTCTCTTTCCGCTCAGAACCTCATGCTACCAACTGCTGCAGACTGCCATCCCAGCCTGTCCACTCGGAGCAGCGGCAGCAGCAACAATGAGTCCAGCGACCACGAGCCACTGGCCAACTGGGGCGATACGGAGCTGTTCATCAATGACAAAGATTTGGACACCACGGAGGGTGACTGTTACCACCTTCACCAACAAAGCAACGATACAACGTTCTCTTCTGAGCTGCTACGGACAGGAGCCAGTGGGCCGTCTCCCAGCCAGGCTGGACCAATAGATGTTCTTGAATCCCATAACTTGCCTCACGTATGCCTCGAATAA